A region of Nostoc sp. 'Peltigera membranacea cyanobiont' N6 DNA encodes the following proteins:
- a CDS encoding DUF4347 domain-containing protein — protein MILSTLQCYTQELQTWSSHLCVSPSLLLSGCNVAAGDAGEEFIQKLHKLTTASIAASGNLTGNAASYTENAPEILIAESDTTVTDPDSANFHTGKLTLCIYTNW, from the coding sequence ATTATCCTCAGCACATTGCAATGCTACACTCAGGAACTACAAACCTGGTCTTCCCATCTCTGCGTTTCTCCATCTCTGTTACTCTCCGGCTGTAACGTTGCTGCTGGAGACGCTGGGGAAGAATTCATTCAGAAGTTGCACAAACTGACAACAGCTAGCATTGCTGCTTCTGGCAATCTCACAGGGAATGCTGCTAGTTACACTGAAAATGCCCCTGAGATACTGATTGCAGAATCAGATACAACTGTTACTGACCCAGATTCTGCCAACTTCCACACTGGCAAATTGACCCTTTGCATCTATACAAATTGGTAG
- a CDS encoding DUF6737 family protein translates to MSEQKPISPWNYKPWWCQPWSIVLTGVTLISGSWLLFKTIWLTVLVSIPVVTWMGFFVLFWPQLMIRSGILESYKD, encoded by the coding sequence ATGTCTGAACAAAAGCCTATAAGTCCTTGGAATTACAAACCTTGGTGGTGTCAGCCCTGGTCTATAGTTTTGACGGGTGTAACACTAATTAGTGGTAGCTGGTTGCTATTTAAAACTATCTGGCTAACAGTTCTTGTTTCTATCCCTGTAGTGACATGGATGGGATTTTTTGTGTTGTTTTGGCCACAACTAATGATTCGCAGTGGGATTTTGGAGTCGTATAAAGACTAA
- a CDS encoding sensor domain-containing diguanylate cyclase: MNNRANQRHEEHHAIQYFCIFNRMLIFVAEMFISHSLDAGKLTLRLLQNLQRTKLFWLKLRHSSVKTQTVPLSENEAERLKALAGYNILDTLPEQAFDDLTALAAYICKTPIALISLVDADRQWFKSKIGLKVRETPRESAFCSHTILQPENILVIPNTIKDDRFANNPLVRGNAKIRFYAGAPLVTPNGLSVGTLCVMDTVPRQLSYQQLDALRRLSRQAIAQMELIQEVRNRKQSEIEGRQLSLTDDLTGLHNRRGFFVMAEQQLKIAHRMRLLCWVIFIDLDGLKQVNDTLGHEIGDALILHSALQLVVSVNYVERKSKIIIWTPK; this comes from the coding sequence ATGAACAATAGAGCAAACCAAAGGCATGAAGAACATCATGCAATACAATATTTCTGTATATTCAACCGAATGCTGATTTTCGTTGCAGAGATGTTTATATCACACAGCCTTGATGCTGGAAAGTTAACCCTGCGGTTATTGCAAAATCTCCAGCGTACCAAACTTTTCTGGCTAAAGCTCAGGCATTCATCTGTGAAAACCCAAACTGTTCCTCTATCTGAAAATGAAGCAGAAAGGCTCAAAGCATTGGCGGGCTACAATATTTTGGATACCCTACCCGAACAAGCATTTGATGACCTAACTGCTCTGGCTGCCTATATTTGTAAGACTCCAATTGCTTTAATTAGTTTAGTAGATGCCGATCGCCAATGGTTTAAATCTAAAATTGGACTAAAAGTTAGGGAAACACCCAGAGAGTCGGCTTTTTGCTCTCATACCATTCTGCAACCAGAGAATATATTAGTAATTCCCAACACTATCAAGGACGATCGCTTTGCTAACAATCCTCTGGTCAGAGGTAATGCCAAAATTCGTTTTTATGCTGGTGCGCCACTAGTTACGCCCAATGGTTTGTCTGTTGGAACGTTATGTGTCATGGATACCGTTCCTCGTCAGCTAAGTTACCAGCAGTTAGATGCACTGCGCCGCCTAAGTCGGCAAGCGATCGCTCAGATGGAACTCATTCAGGAAGTTCGCAACCGCAAACAATCAGAGATAGAAGGAAGGCAGTTATCGCTGACCGACGATCTAACAGGTTTGCATAATCGACGTGGTTTCTTCGTGATGGCTGAACAACAGTTAAAAATTGCTCACCGGATGAGATTGTTGTGCTGGGTTATTTTCATTGATTTAGATGGGTTAAAACAGGTTAACGACACCCTTGGTCATGAGATTGGAGATGCCTTGATCCTACATTCCGCACTTCAATTAGTAGTATCAGTAAACTACGTTGAGAGAAAATCTAAAATTATAATTTGGACACCCAAGTAA